GTAAGTCTTTGATGTTCATTTTTTTTCCTCCTAATAGATAAGTAACGACGTTTCGCTACATAACGTTAATTGATCTTTTCAATTTCAACTTCGGAAATCAATTCATTGATTAGATTTCCAGAGGCCAAATCATCTGAAAAAGCAGTTGCGCTACCGCAAGCAACTCCCCATTTGAATGCCTCAACAGGATCATTATTTTTGGCAAATCTACCTACAAATCCAGCAATCATTGAGTCTCCTGCACCAACAGAATTTTTTAATGGTCTTTTCAGTACATTTGAACGATAGGTACCTTCTTTAGTGAAGAGCAAGGCACCATCACCCGCCATTGAGATGATCACATGTTGGGCACCGTCTTTTAACAAACGTTCCCCAAAGGGCAAGATATCTTCCATAGATTCAAATTTTACATCAAATAATTCAGCTAGTTCATGATTGTTTGGCTTGATGAGTAAGGGTTTATTAGGCAAAGCATTTAGTAAATCTTTGCCAGTTGTATCAATGACAAATTCCGCATCCTTGTCTTTGATGATTTGAATCAGTTCTTCATAAAAACCTTCTCGTAGTGTTGCTGGTGTACTGCCTGATAAAACAACAATGTCATTCGCTGAAATTGCACTTAAGGCTTGTTTCAATTCCTGCATTTCTTCATTGCTGATAGCAGGACCCAAACCATTGATCTCAGTTTCAGTTTCAGATTTTAACTTAATATTGATTCGTGTATCTTCACTGATGGTCGTAAATTTTGTTTCGATCTGTTCTGCTAGCAGCCAGTCAGAAATAAAATTTCCGGTAAAGCCCCCTAGAAATCCTAGTGCTGTTGATTCCGCCTCGATTCTTTTTAGAATTCTAGAAACATTGATTCCTTTACCTCCTGGTAATTTAAAGTCTTTGGTCATTCGGTTTAAATCGCCCAATTTAAGCCCGTCTACATGAACAATATAGTCAATTGAAGGGTTTAGTGTCACTGTGTAAATCATTGTATTGCCTCCTTGATCGTTGTTTTTTTCTGAAATTGTTCAAGTATGTCTGGTGAACAATGATTGATCAAAAGTGTTACATTTTCAAGATCCGTCACTTTTGTGAAGGTGACTTTATTTAGTTTGGTTTGGTCAATCAAAACATATGCCTCTTCTGCTTGCGCAATAGCCAAACGTTTTAATGCAGCTTCTTCAGGATCAGGTGTTGTCAAACCAAATTCAAGATGAGCGCCGTTCATTCCCATAAATACTTTATTGAAACGGAAGTGTCTGAGTTGCTCCATTCCAGTGGAACCAGTGATTGCTTTGGTAGACAGTTTTAGTGATCCGCCAAGAATAATGGTGTTAATACTCAAATCACCTAGTTTAGCGGCATGGTGAACGGAGTTTGTCACCACTGTGATAGATTTTCCTGCTAGAAACGGCAACATTTCTAAAGTGGTCGATCCAGCGTCTAGATAAATAACGTCGCCATCGTGAACCAATTGAGCAGCTAAGAATGCAATAGCTTGTTTTTCTTGCGTGTTTTTGACTGATTTTTCAGTCATATCTTGTTCAAAACCTAAATTTATAATTCGTTTTGCTCCGCCATGGATACGTTCTAATAAATCTGCATCTTCCAATTCTTGTAAATCTCTACGAATAGTAGATTCAGATGCATTTAGAAGGGTGGATAGTTCCTGTGATTTAACGACGGATTGTTGGTCTAATAAACGTAAAATAGCTTGGTGTCTTTCTTCTGTAAGCATTTTCAACCCTCTTTTCAATGATTATAATAGCACATTTAATTTATCGACGCAATCAAAAACGGTCATAAACGATCAAAAATATTTTAAAACGTTCATATGAAAGCAAGAAAATGGCGATTCGATTAGTTGACAAAGAGCTTTGTTCTTTGGCTTAATGAAGCTAGGATAAATCGGAGGGATACGTATGAATAATCGTACAATATTGCAAGGATTTGAATGGTACTTGCCAGCAGATGGTCAACATTGGAAACGTCTGACTGAGTTAGCTGAAGAATTACATAAAAAAGGAATCAACGGAGTTTGGCTTCCGCCCGCCTACAAAGGTGCAAATGGTCTAGAAGATGTGGGGTATGCACCTTATGATTTGTACGATTTAGGAGAGTTTGATCAAAAAGGAACGATCCCAACTAAATACGGCACTCTGGAAGAGTATTTAATTTGTATCAGGAAATTAAAAGAGAATGGGATGGAAGTATATGGAGATATTGTTTTTGATCATTTCATGGGAGCCGATGAGGAAGAGATCGTTTCTGCTATAAAATATCGACCAGATAATCGGAATGAAGCGCTTAGTGGTGAAGAAGAAATTTCTGCTTGGA
This sequence is a window from Enterococcus sp. 7F3_DIV0205. Protein-coding genes within it:
- the pfkB gene encoding 1-phosphofructokinase — encoded protein: MIYTVTLNPSIDYIVHVDGLKLGDLNRMTKDFKLPGGKGINVSRILKRIEAESTALGFLGGFTGNFISDWLLAEQIETKFTTISEDTRINIKLKSETETEINGLGPAISNEEMQELKQALSAISANDIVVLSGSTPATLREGFYEELIQIIKDKDAEFVIDTTGKDLLNALPNKPLLIKPNNHELAELFDVKFESMEDILPFGERLLKDGAQHVIISMAGDGALLFTKEGTYRSNVLKRPLKNSVGAGDSMIAGFVGRFAKNNDPVEAFKWGVACGSATAFSDDLASGNLINELISEVEIEKIN
- a CDS encoding DeoR/GlpR family DNA-binding transcription regulator, encoding MLTEERHQAILRLLDQQSVVKSQELSTLLNASESTIRRDLQELEDADLLERIHGGAKRIINLGFEQDMTEKSVKNTQEKQAIAFLAAQLVHDGDVIYLDAGSTTLEMLPFLAGKSITVVTNSVHHAAKLGDLSINTIILGGSLKLSTKAITGSTGMEQLRHFRFNKVFMGMNGAHLEFGLTTPDPEEAALKRLAIAQAEEAYVLIDQTKLNKVTFTKVTDLENVTLLINHCSPDILEQFQKKTTIKEAIQ